The following proteins come from a genomic window of Ferrovibrio sp. MS7:
- the pgmG gene encoding phosphoglucomutase/phosphomannomutase PgmG: MTHVFHKSILREYDIRGIVGETLWEADADAIGRAFGTRVRRAGGGVVCVGWDGRLSSPAMAAALVRGLTSTGCTAVQIGCGPTPMLYYAAKARHADGGIMVTGSHNPANHNGFKMVFGNKPFFGADILDIGRLAAAGDCEQGDGLATEASVFEEYVQRLLQDFTPGRPLRVVWDCGNGAAGAVATALAQRLPGQNTVLYGEIDGSFPNHHPDPTEPHNLIDLIAAVRAQGADLGIAFDGDGDRIGVVDGEGEILWGDKLLIAFAEQILADRPGAPIIADVKASKVFFDQVDKLGGKAVMGRTGHSLIKTMMADIGSPLAGEMSGHIFFADRYYGFDDALYAAIRLLGIVAGWPDQGLADWRKRLPKLYNTPEIRIDCADSRKFDVIAEVRERLHAAGTAFNAVDGIRTDTEHGWWLLRASNTQAVLVARCEATAPEGLPILLASLWQHLDACGIARPAGY; this comes from the coding sequence ATGACGCATGTTTTCCATAAGAGCATTCTGCGCGAATACGATATTCGCGGCATTGTCGGCGAAACCCTGTGGGAAGCCGATGCCGATGCGATCGGCCGCGCTTTCGGCACCCGTGTGCGCCGCGCCGGCGGCGGCGTCGTCTGCGTCGGCTGGGATGGCCGGCTTTCCAGCCCGGCAATGGCCGCCGCCCTGGTGCGCGGCCTGACCAGCACCGGCTGCACGGCGGTGCAGATCGGCTGCGGCCCCACGCCGATGCTGTATTACGCCGCCAAGGCACGGCATGCCGATGGCGGCATCATGGTTACCGGCTCGCATAATCCGGCCAATCACAACGGCTTCAAGATGGTGTTTGGCAACAAGCCGTTTTTTGGCGCCGATATTCTCGATATCGGCCGGCTGGCTGCCGCCGGGGATTGCGAGCAGGGCGACGGCCTGGCAACGGAGGCTTCGGTATTCGAGGAATATGTGCAGCGGCTGCTGCAGGATTTCACGCCGGGCCGGCCGCTGCGTGTGGTCTGGGATTGCGGCAATGGCGCCGCTGGCGCGGTGGCGACGGCGCTGGCGCAGCGCCTGCCGGGCCAGAACACGGTTCTCTATGGCGAGATCGACGGCAGTTTCCCCAATCATCATCCCGATCCGACCGAGCCGCACAACCTGATCGATCTGATTGCCGCGGTGCGCGCCCAGGGTGCCGATCTCGGCATTGCTTTTGATGGCGATGGCGACCGCATCGGCGTGGTGGATGGCGAGGGCGAGATTCTATGGGGCGATAAATTGCTGATCGCTTTTGCCGAACAGATTTTGGCGGATCGGCCGGGCGCTCCGATCATTGCCGATGTGAAGGCATCGAAGGTGTTTTTCGATCAGGTCGACAAGCTGGGCGGCAAGGCGGTGATGGGGCGCACCGGGCATTCGCTCATCAAAACCATGATGGCCGATATTGGCTCGCCGCTGGCCGGCGAGATGAGCGGCCATATCTTTTTCGCCGACCGCTATTATGGCTTCGACGATGCGCTTTATGCCGCGATACGGCTGCTCGGCATTGTTGCCGGTTGGCCGGATCAGGGCCTGGCCGATTGGCGCAAGCGCCTGCCCAAGCTCTACAACACGCCGGAAATCCGCATCGATTGCGCCGATTCACGCAAATTCGATGTGATTGCAGAGGTGCGTGAGCGGCTGCATGCCGCCGGCACGGCCTTCAATGCCGTGGACGGCATCCGCACCGATACCGAGCATGGCTGGTGGCTGTTGCGCGCCTCCAACACACAGGCGGTGCTGGTGGCGCGCTGCGAGGCCACGGCGCCGGAAGGGCTGCCGATCCTGCTCGCCTCGCTTTGGCAGCATCTCGACGCCTGCGGCATCGCCCGGCCTGCCGGCTATTGA
- a CDS encoding NAD(P)/FAD-dependent oxidoreductase has product MTQATLPTTQAAEDAAVDCLIVGGGFTGLSAALDLTRQGRSVLLLEQDASLGGLAGGFDIGGFELEKFYHHWFVSDREVTDLVAELGRTDSVVTHEARTGMYFSNNFFRLSTPVDLLRFSALPFLERIRLGIGVLRARQVRDWMQLENRSSREWLLELFGEKVFKVVWEPLLVGKFGVFADTISAVWFWKKLVLRGGSRANSGKEMLAYYRGGFAALARHMGEEILRRGGRIETGQSAQRVIAENGRALAVETSKGIYKAKSVLLTTALPDAADLLRDAAPETYLQALRRVQYLANICLVLQLDRSLSSTYWLNVNDPGFPFVGVIEHTNFEPPQYYGNSHIVYLSRYLPATDAFYTMPDDELLEFAMPHLKRMFPAMEKSWIKQHYVWRADYAQPIVEKHYSKIVPGMQTPLENVLISTMAQVYPEDRGTNYAIREGKKVAAHIVNSLSATKPQA; this is encoded by the coding sequence ATGACGCAAGCAACTCTCCCGACAACTCAAGCCGCCGAAGACGCAGCGGTTGACTGCCTGATCGTCGGCGGCGGTTTCACCGGCCTCTCGGCCGCGCTCGATCTGACGCGCCAGGGCCGCTCGGTACTGCTGCTAGAGCAGGATGCGTCGCTTGGCGGCCTGGCCGGCGGCTTCGATATCGGCGGCTTCGAACTGGAGAAATTCTATCATCACTGGTTTGTCAGCGACCGTGAAGTGACCGATCTGGTGGCCGAGCTTGGGCGCACCGATTCGGTGGTGACGCATGAAGCGCGCACCGGCATGTATTTCTCGAATAATTTTTTCCGTCTAAGCACGCCGGTCGACCTGCTGCGGTTCAGCGCCTTGCCATTCCTGGAACGTATACGGCTTGGCATCGGCGTGCTGCGAGCACGCCAAGTGCGAGACTGGATGCAGTTGGAAAACCGCTCGTCGCGCGAATGGCTGCTCGAATTGTTCGGCGAGAAGGTATTCAAGGTGGTTTGGGAGCCGCTGCTGGTGGGCAAGTTCGGTGTTTTCGCCGATACGATTTCCGCCGTCTGGTTTTGGAAAAAGCTGGTGCTGCGTGGCGGCAGCCGCGCCAATAGCGGCAAGGAGATGCTGGCCTATTACCGTGGCGGCTTCGCCGCCCTGGCGCGGCATATGGGCGAGGAAATCCTGCGTCGCGGCGGCCGTATCGAAACCGGTCAATCCGCCCAGCGGGTGATCGCCGAAAATGGTCGCGCCTTGGCGGTGGAAACCTCGAAGGGTATCTACAAGGCCAAGAGCGTGCTGCTGACAACGGCTTTGCCCGACGCGGCTGATCTGTTGCGGGATGCCGCGCCGGAAACCTATCTACAGGCGCTGCGGAGGGTGCAGTATCTGGCCAATATCTGCCTGGTGCTGCAACTCGACCGCAGCTTGTCGAGTACCTACTGGCTCAACGTAAACGATCCCGGCTTTCCCTTTGTCGGCGTGATCGAACACACTAATTTTGAGCCGCCGCAATATTACGGCAACAGCCATATCGTCTATCTGTCGCGCTATCTGCCGGCCACCGATGCGTTCTACACCATGCCGGATGACGAATTGCTCGAATTCGCCATGCCGCATCTAAAGCGCATGTTTCCGGCGATGGAGAAATCTTGGATCAAGCAGCATTATGTCTGGCGTGCGGATTACGCCCAGCCGATCGTGGAGAAGCATTATTCCAAGATCGTGCCCGGCATGCAGACGCCGCTTGAGAATGTGCTGATTTCCACCATGGCGCAGGTCTACCCTGAGGATCGGGGCACCAATTATGCCATTCGTGAAGGCAAGAAGGTGGCTGCCCACATCGTGAATTCTCTGTCTGCCACCAAGCCGCAGGCATAA
- a CDS encoding GtrA family protein, translated as MLNNPALRQFVLYALCGGSGVAMDFILYSVLIQAGIWYQFANLAGYAGGTLLSFVLNRAFTFKVFDRPLLRLAVFCGVAFTGYLVSTAMLWWMIDRLAIHPILAKLLTLGVVLVLQFSLNRLITFKSAQATP; from the coding sequence ATGCTCAATAATCCTGCCTTGCGGCAGTTTGTACTCTATGCGTTGTGCGGCGGCAGTGGTGTGGCAATGGATTTTATACTCTATTCCGTGCTGATACAGGCCGGCATATGGTACCAGTTCGCCAATCTGGCCGGTTATGCCGGCGGCACGCTTCTCAGTTTTGTGCTCAACCGCGCTTTCACCTTCAAGGTTTTCGACCGGCCGCTCTTGCGGCTTGCGGTTTTCTGCGGTGTCGCCTTCACCGGCTATCTGGTCTCCACCGCGATGCTGTGGTGGATGATCGACAGGCTGGCCATCCATCCGATTCTGGCAAAACTTCTCACCCTTGGCGTTGTTCTGGTACTGCAATTCAGCCTGAACCGCCTGATTACATTCAAATCAGCTCAGGCTACTCCATGA